One window of the Eucalyptus grandis isolate ANBG69807.140 chromosome 6, ASM1654582v1, whole genome shotgun sequence genome contains the following:
- the LOC104448753 gene encoding CRAL-TRIO domain-containing protein C23B6.04c — MFRRWSNSHHSEEDDSLQFESKVNELKTAMGPLSGRSLKYCDDACLRRYLEARNWNIDNAKKMLADTLKWRSAFKPEEISWEEVANEGETGKVYRASFHDRYGRSVLILRPGMQNTQSLDDQMRHLVYLIENAILNLPEGQEQMAWLIDFTGWSLSNNVPIKSARESINILQNHYPERLAVAFLYNPPRIFEAFWKVVKYFMEAKTFQKVKFVYPKNKDSVELMRSFFDEENLPTEFGGRAKLKYDHEEFSRLMAQDDIKAASLWGFDRQPEKAFRDGNKHSGAEVAPEPVGVAPPAS; from the exons ATGTTTCGTCGATGGAGTAACTCTCACCACAGTGAGGAAGATGACTCACTGCAGTTCGAGTCTAAG GTGAATGAGCTTAAGACTGCTATGGGACCACTCTCTGGGCGAAGTTTGAAGTATTGTGATGATGCATGCTTGAGGAGATACTTGGAAGCTCGAAACTGGAACATAGACAATGCAAAGAAAATGTTAGCTGACACGCTGAAATGGAGATCAGCTTTTAAGCCTGAGGAAATCAGCTGG GAAGAAGTTGCTAATGAAGGTGAAACTGGAAAAGTATACAGAGCAAGTTTTCACGATCGTTATGGAAGGAGTGTTCTTATATTGAGACCTGGAATGCAG AATACTCAATCGCTTGACGACCAGATGCGACATCTAGTCTATTTGATAGAAAATGCCATCCTTAATCTCCCGGAGGGTCAGGAACAGATGGCTTGGTTGATAGACTTCACAGGGTGGTCCTTGAGTAACAATGTGCCCATCAAATCTGCAAGAGAAAGTATTAATATTCTGCAGAACCATTACCCTGAGAGGCTTGCTGTAGCATTTCTATACAATCCTCCTCGCATTTTTGAAGCATTCTGGAAG GTTGTGAAGTACTTCATGGAAGCTAAGACTTTTCAAAAGGTTAAGTTTGTGTACCCGAAGAACAAAGACAGTGTCGAGCTCATGAGATCATTCTTTGATGAGGAGAACCTTCCTACCGAGTTCGGAGGAAGAGCAAAACTGAAGTACGACCATGAAGAATTCTCTAGGCTAATGGCGCAGGATGATATTAAGGCAGCCAGTTTGTGGGGATTTGATCGGCAACCTGAGAAGGCCTTTCGCGATGGGAACAAGCATTCTGGAGCTGAGGTGGCTCCTGAGCCTGTCGGGGTTGCACCACCAGCAAGCTGA
- the LOC104448756 gene encoding LOW QUALITY PROTEIN: probable methyltransferase PMT28 (The sequence of the model RefSeq protein was modified relative to this genomic sequence to represent the inferred CDS: inserted 1 base in 1 codon) translates to MALARFVRQAKKPRGLCVKMTAVTVLGLCFVFIWSMFSSSSSSLTXSEESFDDISGPISAGAGAVGKSRNQSQKVESAKREGSKEDGEAKSESNLESKGQEVVDRGNSLSNDVRGSRERNEKQAVDKRKEKADSKPPKGKRKEEKAVDVSEGGEVQNEKDDEDGEEEEGEELVMDGKEDQEGVNREVESNEETEAGADVVELTDEEATEKEEEDNGGSNSMGQKRKIKGPVFDPKARYSWKLCSTRSKHNYLPCIDNEGGLGRLRSYRHTERSCPRVPPVCLVPLPHGGYETPVRWPESKLKIFHKNVAHPKLAEFIKKHNWVKESGEYLIFPSNQSEYRAGVLHYLEFIEEMVPDIEWGKNIRVVLDIGCADSSFVASLLDKDVMVLSLGLKDDLVDLAQVALERGFPAVVSPFGTRRLPFPSMIFDAIHCGSCSVPWHHNGGKLLLEMNRILRPSGYFILSSQHESVEEAEAMSTLTASICWNILAHKTDEDSEVGVKIYQKPESNDIYDLRRKKNPPLCKENENPDAAWYVPIKTCLHTIPASIEQHGTEWPEEWPKRLETFPDWMNNKDKLVADTNHWKAIIEKSYLTGMGIEWSNVRNVMDMKAIYGGFAAALSQQKVWVMNVVPVHAPNTLPFIYERGLIGVYHDWCESFGTYPRSYDLLHADHLFSRLKNRCRQPVAIVVEMDRVLRPGGWAIIRDKVEILDPLEGILKSLHWEIRMTFAQDKEGIICAQKTTWRP, encoded by the exons ATGGCTTTGGCTCGGTTCGTTCGCCAGGCGAAGAAGCCGCGGGGGCTATGCGTGAAGATGACGGCGGTGACCGTTCTAGGGCTGTGTTTCGTGTTCATATGGTCCATGTTCTCGTCGTCTTCGTCTTCCCTGA ATTCGGAGGAGAGCTTCGACGACATAAGCGGGCCGATATCGGCCGGTGCGGGGGCCGTTGGTAAGTCCCGGAATCAGTCGCAGAAGGTGGAGTCGGCGAAAAGGGAGGGAAGTAAAGAGGATGGTGAGGCGAAATCTGAGTCGAATTTGGAAAGTAAGGGCCAGGAGGTGGTGGACCGCGGAAATTCTTTGTCTAATGATGTTCGTGGATCGCGAGAGAGAAATGAGAAGCAAGCGGTTgacaagaggaaggagaaggccGATTCGAAGCCGCCCAAgggaaagaggaaagaggaaaaggcGGTTGATGTATCTGAGGGTGGAGAGGTACAGAATGAGAAGGATGATgaggatggagaagaagaagaaggagaagaactGGTGATGGATGGCAAGGAAGATCAAGAAGGTGTGAATCGAGAAGTTGAGTCCAATGAAGAGACAGAAGCAGGTGCAGATGTCGTTGAATTAACGGATGAAGAAGCTacagagaaagaggaagaagataatgGTGGGTCAAACAGTATGGGGCAGAAGAGGAAGATTAAGGGTCCAGTATTTGATCCAAAAGCACGCTATAGTTGGAAATTATGCAGCACGAGAAGCAAGCATAATTACCTTCCTTGTATTGATAATGAGGGTGGTTTGGGAAGGCTCCGGAGTTATCGGCATACGGAGAGAAGTTGCCCAAGAGTGCCTCCAGTGTGTTTAGTTCCTCTTCCTCATGGGGGTTATGAGACTCCGGTCAGGTGGCCTGAGAGCAAATTGAAG ATATTCCACAAGAATGTGGCACATCCAAAACTTGCTGAATTCATAAAGAAACACAATTGGGTGAAAGAATCAGGAGAATATCTTATCTTTCCTTCAAACCAGTCTGAATATAGAGCGGGCGTTCTTCACTACCTTGAATTTATTGAAGAG ATGGTACCGGATATTGAATGGGGAAAGAACATACGTGTTGTATTGGACATCGGGTGCGCCGATTCAAGCTTTGTTGCTTCTCTACTTGACAAGGACGTGATGGTTTTATCCCTAGGCTTGAAAGATGACCTTGTGGATTTAGCTCAAGTTGCTCTGGAACGTGGTTTTCCTGCAGTAGTTAGCCCTTTTGGAACTAGAAGGCTTCCTTTTCCTAGTATGATTTTTGATGCTATACACTGTGGAAGCTGCAGTGTACCATGGCATCATAATG GGGGCAAGCTTCTACTGGAGATGAATAGGATTTTGAGGCCCAGTGGGTACTTTATTTTGTCGAGTCAGCATGAGAGTGTTGAAGAAGCAGAAG CCATGTCCACATTAACTGCATCTATCTGTTGGAATATACTGGCCCATAAAACTGATGAAGACAGTGAAGTGGGTGTCAAGATATATCAGAAGCCAGAGTCAAATGATATATATGAtttgagaaggaagaaaaatccaCCTCTgtgcaaagaaaatgaaaatccagaTGCTGCCTG GTATGTTCCTATTAAAACTTGCTTGCACACCATTCCAGCTTCAATTGAACAGCACGGAACAGAATGGCCTGAAGAGTGGCCCAAGAGGCTTGAAACTTTTCCTGACTGGATGAATAATAAGGATAAACTGGTTGCTGACACTAACCACTGGAAAGCTATTATTGAGAAGTCTTATCTCACAGGGATGGGTATAGAATGGTCCAATGTCCGGAATGTAATGGACATGAAAGCAATTTATGGAGG ATTTGCAGCAGCTCTCTCCCAGCAAAAGGTGTGGGTGATGAATGTGGTCCCCGTGCACGCTCCAAATACACTGCCTTTCATATATgaacgtggtctcattggtgtTTATCATGATTGGTGTGAGTCATTCGGTACTTATCCAAGATCATATGATCTTTTGCATGCTGATCATCTCTTCTCAAGGCTCAAAAACAG GTGTAGGCAGCCGGTGGCTATTGTTGTTGAGATGGATCGAGTCTTGAGGCCTGGAGGTTGGGCGATTATACGTGACAAGGTCGAGATACTCGATCCGCTGGAAGGTATATTGAAAAGCCTGCACTGGGAGATTCGGATGACTTTCGCTCAGGATAAGGAGGGCATCATCTGCGCGCAAAAAACCACATGGCGACCATGA
- the LOC104448754 gene encoding uncharacterized protein At1g01500: MEGLYGTPNGEAADKNGLQLIRYSAYQPCTKLSSAWFDLRVFYVRISNFQVNDMTPESLTLNHMPLDPETLLEVNGTRSSIYSDGVSCLLRRDRIDKKSEEATFVSTDTLRLTGSVKFEVFDRDDQILSGVLEMCSSNGSMGESKGNAKRWSMKCQSEMAVGNGFLKGEHNMGPESLPPTIEVYVTGCFAGNPIILTNTLQISLRKKHARKGMLDAIPEDETTEFHKDESPGLDLQVAEYRNYKPEIDEDYSMYWRRSELMEYEDGELSWFNAGVRVGVGIGLGICVGVGIGVGLLVRTYQATTGNFRRRLI, encoded by the exons ATGGAGGGTCTCTATGGAACCCCGAATGGAGAAGCAGCGGATAAGAATGGCCTCCAGCTGATCAGATACTCTGCTTACCAACCCTGCACCAAGTTGTCATCGGCTTGGTTCGACTTGAGAGTGTTCTATGTTCGGATCAGTAATTTTCAGGTTAATGACATGACCCCCGAATCGCTCACTCTTAATCACATGCCTTTAGATCCTGAGACTTTACTCGAAGTGAATGGCACCAGAAGCAGCATATATTCGGATGGAGTTTCGTGCCTTCTCAGGAGGGACAGGATTGACAAGAAATCAGAAGAGGCCACGTTCGTGAGCACTGATACTCTAAGGTTGACAGGGAGTGtgaaatttgaggtttttgacaGAGATGATCAAATTCTCTCAGGGGTTTTGGAGATGTGTTCTAGTAATGGCTCCATGGGGGAATCAAAAGGGAATGCAAAGAGATGGAGCATGAAATGTCAATCCGAGATGGCGGTTGGCAATGGCTTCTTGAAGGGTGAACATAACATGGGACCGGAGTCACTGCCTCCAACTATTGAGGTTTATGTCACAGGATGCTTTGCAGGAAATCCAATAATTTTGACGAATACATTGCAGATTAGCTTGCGGAAGAAACACGCTAGGAAAGGCATGCTGGATGCGATTCCCGAGGACGAAACTACTGAATTTCATAAAGATGAGTCGCCAGGACTGGACTTACAG GTTGCAGAATACAGAAACTACAAGCCAGAAATTGACGAGGACTACAGCATGTACTGGCGGAGGTCGGAACTCATGGAATACGAAGATGGCGAACTCTCATGGTTCAATGCCGGAGTGAGAGTTGGAGTTGGAATTGGGCTTGGCATATGCGTTGGGGTTGGCATAGGAGTAGGGCTGCTGGTGCGTACTTACCAAGCAACTACTGGGAACTTTAGAAGGCGGCTCATCTAG